The sequence GGATAATCTTCTTTTAGTCCCTTTCGTACAATTGTATAGACAACGCTTTTACTGACAAACTTTTCTGTGCCCGGTACCCCTTCCAGATATTTGACATCAAGAATGACATTCATCCAGTGAGGTTTCCAGCATCCAAAAGTGACCCACTTATTCTGTCTCATCTGGGCTCTTACTGTAGCAAGCATGGCTGGTGTGGAGCTTTCCACCTGCGTCCAGTCGCCGAGTCCTGCTACATCGTTTGCTATTATCTCTGTCATATGATTGTTCATTCCTGTTCCAGGCTGAAGGTTATATATTTTGTTTTTAAATTTTTCCGCATATTTATCTAAATCTGCAAATGATTTTACGCCGTCTTCCCAAACATACGTGGGGACACAGAGACTGATTCGACCTTCATCTAAATTTGTACCGAGTAGTTTTATTTCACCCTTTTCTTTTAAGGGATCTATCATAGTGTCTTCCTGTGGGCTCCATCCAGCCAGGTATGCATCAAGATTATTTGTTTTTAAACTTTCAAAAACAGCCGGTGCGCTTAAAACACTTTGTTCTGTTTCGTATCCCATTGTTTTAAGTATCTGGGCG comes from Flexistipes sp. and encodes:
- a CDS encoding ABC transporter substrate-binding protein; the encoded protein is MKIFFRLFFLILFLTAAVSVFAKPAVKFGVPAWPGVTVKSEVAAQILKTMGYETEQSVLSAPAVFESLKTNNLDAYLAGWSPQEDTMIDPLKEKGEIKLLGTNLDEGRISLCVPTYVWEDGVKSFADLDKYAEKFKNKIYNLQPGTGMNNHMTEIIANDVAGLGDWTQVESSTPAMLATVRAQMRQNKWVTFGCWKPHWMNVILDVKYLEGVPGTEKFVSKSVVYTIVRKGLKEDYPEVYKFLDQIKVNSEIQSKWIYEFGYKKRTPEDVAKEWIGENLDIVEKWLKGVKTVGGEPAAEVLRNTFAN